One genomic window of Cygnus olor isolate bCygOlo1 chromosome 3, bCygOlo1.pri.v2, whole genome shotgun sequence includes the following:
- the SCCPDH gene encoding saccharopine dehydrogenase-like oxidoreductase has protein sequence MAAGGGGAGEQRPYELVVFGASGFTGQFVVEEVARAASGGELRGALRWAVAGRSRTKLQEVLEQAAERLGKAALGPEVGVLLCDVGDPGSLAAMARQTRLVLNCVGPYRFFGEPVVKACVENGASCIDISGEPQFLEGMYLKYNEKAAEKGVYVIGSCGFDSIPADMGVLYTRDKLKGTLTSVESFLTVKSGPEGACIHDGTWKSAVYGLADQDNLKQLRKKTGYAPVPVVGAKLKRRGLVFYSQEFKQYAIPFMGSDVSVVKRSQRYLHTQLQETPVQYGAYVNIGGLGSVVKLMIAGILFLLLVKFSFGRKLLTKYPEFFSAGRFTKKGPTQKQMDETSFTMTFFGEGYSEGQNPQNGKPNVKICTQVKGPEPGYVATPIAMVQAALALLEDATCLPKQGGVYSPGAAFSKTKLIDRLNSRGVEFSVISQPEV, from the exons AtggcggcgggaggcggcggcgcgggggaGCAGCGGCCGTACGAGCTGGTGGTGTTCGGGGCCAGCGGCTTCACCGGGCAGTTCGTGGTGGAGGAGGTGGCGCGGGCGGCCAGCGGCGGGGAGCTGCGCGGCGCCCTGCGCTGGGCCGTGGCCGGGCGGAGCCGCACCaagctgcaggaggtgctggagcaggcggCCGAGAGGCTGG GGAAGGCGGCGCTGGGGCCGGAGGTCGGCGTGCTGCTGTGCGATGTGGGCGACCCGGGCTCGCTGGCCGCCATGGCGAGGCAGACCCGGCTGGTGCTCAACTGCGTGGGCCCG tatAGATTTTTTGGAGAGCCTGTCGTGAAAGCTTGTGTTGAAAACGGTGCGAGCTGCATTGACATCAGTGGAGAACCCCAG TTTCTGGAAGGAATGTACctgaaatacaatgaaaaagctGCTGAGAAGGGAGTGTATGTCATTGGAAGCTGTGGCTTTGACTCTATACCAGCTGATATGGGAGTACTGTACACCAGAGACAAGTTGAAAG GTACCTTAACTTCTGTCGAAAGTTTCCTGACAGTGAAATCTGGACCTGAG GGTGCTTGTATACATGATGGGACTTGGAAGTCAGCTGTTTATGGCCTCGCAGATCAAGACAACCTGAAGCAGCTTCGAAAAAAGACAGGATACGCCCCTGTTCCAGTAGTTGGTGCGAAACTTAAAAGAAG agGACTTGTGTTCTACAGTCAGGAATTCAAACAGTACGCTATTCCATTCATGGGATCTGATGTTTCTGTCGTGAAACGGTCTCAGCGCTATTTGCACACACAGTTGCAGGAAACACCA GTACAGTATGGTGCTTATGTGAATATAGGTGGTCTTGGCTCTGTTGTGAAGCTGATGATTgctggcattttatttcttcttcttgtgaAATTTAGCTTTGGAAGAAAACTTCTGACAAAA TATCcagaatttttctctgctggacGTTTCACAAAGAAAGGACCAACCCAGAAACAG ATGGATGAAACCTCCTTCACAATGACCTTTTTTGGCGAGGGTTACAGTGAGGGGCAGAATCCACAGAACGGCAAACCAAATGTAAAGATTTGCACTCAAGTGAAAGGACCGG AACCAGGCTATGTTGCAACTCCAATTGCAATGGTTCAAGCAGCCTTAGCTCTTCTGGAAGATGCAACTTGTCTGCCTAAACA AGGTGGAGTGTATTCTCCAGGAGCTGCCTTCtctaaaacaaaactgattgaTCGCCTCAACAGCCGTGGTGTTGAGTTCTCTGTTATTAGCCAGCCTGAAGTCTGA